One part of the Marinifilum sp. JC120 genome encodes these proteins:
- a CDS encoding 4Fe-4S binding protein, with amino-acid sequence MKLYKKDTPFTFSRDAIRFFFAANFYIVMKILGIEFELESEYIVLGSVIIFGPFFCSWACPFGSASYFATRIGNKLFPKLQFNIPQPYDKWLRMLRYPLLGFFLYLFFIKGVSYFGDHIVMYKSTAFSWNFIKAKHFAVLLVPLFIPNFFCKYMCFQKAGYNLINKVCKLCKIKRDTETCIDCKKCDRVCPMQVNPSSKKEICGDDCLSCYNCLDNVCPSKANALSLEFLGRKVNPSMFSALAIGVYLVASYLVLFVYHW; translated from the coding sequence ATGAAACTTTATAAAAAAGACACACCATTCACTTTTTCAAGGGACGCCATACGCTTTTTCTTTGCCGCCAATTTTTACATTGTGATGAAAATTCTAGGAATAGAATTTGAACTTGAAAGCGAATACATCGTACTTGGTTCCGTTATCATTTTCGGGCCATTCTTCTGTAGCTGGGCCTGCCCGTTCGGGAGTGCTTCCTATTTTGCCACCCGCATCGGCAATAAGCTCTTCCCAAAACTGCAATTCAATATCCCCCAGCCATACGACAAATGGCTACGCATGCTGCGTTACCCACTGTTGGGATTTTTCCTTTATCTGTTCTTCATCAAAGGGGTCAGCTATTTCGGGGACCACATCGTGATGTACAAATCCACCGCATTTTCGTGGAATTTCATCAAGGCCAAACATTTTGCGGTCCTGCTGGTTCCCTTATTTATTCCTAACTTCTTTTGCAAATACATGTGCTTTCAAAAAGCCGGATACAACCTGATCAACAAGGTCTGCAAACTCTGCAAAATCAAAAGAGATACTGAAACCTGCATCGATTGCAAAAAATGCGACCGGGTCTGCCCCATGCAGGTCAATCCTTCATCTAAAAAAGAAATCTGCGGTGATGACTGCCTAAGCTGCTACAATTGTCTGGATAATGTCTGTCCATCCAAAGCAAACGCTCTTTCACTTGAATTCCTTGGCCGCAAAGTCAACCCGTCAATGTTCTCAGCTCTCGCTATAGGCGTATATCTGGTTGCCAGCTATCTGGTCTTATTCGTATATCACTGGTAA
- a CDS encoding phenylacetate--CoA ligase family protein, with the protein MTDLHFSDKKTAEIHQLEKLNQILGIAVQAPFYKKLYQGIELPLKSLDELKQIPIIDKQVLCTEGQACKKALYTRTTGGFYKFSTGGTSGRMTFARYGLDEFREVCEGAAYGLMACGITTSDVVANCIRAGAFWTGFLTSYRALEMIGCNILPITDNQPVERTLDYLETMAPNTLFGISPTLVQIAQEATRRGLKLNIEKVAFASTPLTTEQESYLSSVWPNATFHSAGYGAAEVGPIGFQCEHCTGTEHHILLPHCIVEQDDDGGIIATSLIRTLQPAIRMKVGDNIEWMEGECPCGRTSPRFKLLQRSDEILEFQHDSMSLEQIGSCLGNFRELAPVFQIRLDLNGEETDIIIRVEAADSDAVDDYQLTSKVYECLSDDIPAVGANRQKNRIRAFKILVVPSGGIPRVETTGKIRRVIDKRFM; encoded by the coding sequence ATGACCGATCTCCATTTCTCAGACAAAAAGACTGCTGAAATACACCAACTGGAAAAGCTGAATCAGATTCTGGGTATTGCCGTTCAGGCCCCTTTTTACAAAAAACTGTACCAAGGAATTGAGCTGCCGCTAAAAAGTCTGGACGAGCTCAAGCAAATTCCGATTATCGACAAGCAGGTCCTTTGCACTGAGGGACAAGCCTGCAAAAAGGCCCTCTACACCCGCACCACCGGGGGGTTCTATAAATTTTCCACCGGAGGCACCTCCGGCAGAATGACCTTTGCCCGTTACGGACTGGATGAATTCCGGGAAGTCTGCGAAGGCGCGGCTTACGGCCTCATGGCCTGTGGCATCACCACTTCGGACGTGGTGGCCAACTGCATCCGGGCCGGGGCATTCTGGACCGGATTCCTGACCAGCTACCGCGCCCTTGAAATGATCGGCTGCAACATCCTGCCCATTACCGACAACCAACCCGTGGAGCGGACTCTTGATTATCTGGAAACCATGGCTCCGAACACCCTTTTCGGCATCTCGCCAACACTGGTCCAGATTGCTCAGGAAGCCACAAGGCGCGGTCTCAAGCTCAATATTGAAAAAGTAGCCTTTGCCTCCACACCCCTGACCACGGAACAGGAAAGTTACCTTTCTTCGGTCTGGCCGAACGCAACTTTTCACTCTGCGGGATACGGCGCAGCCGAAGTAGGGCCTATCGGTTTTCAGTGCGAACACTGCACCGGAACCGAACATCATATCCTGCTACCGCACTGCATTGTGGAACAGGACGATGACGGCGGAATCATCGCCACCTCCCTGATCCGAACCCTGCAACCAGCCATCCGCATGAAGGTGGGTGACAACATTGAATGGATGGAAGGGGAATGTCCTTGTGGTAGAACCAGCCCGCGCTTCAAACTGCTGCAACGTTCTGATGAAATCCTCGAATTCCAACATGATTCTATGTCTTTGGAACAAATCGGCTCCTGCCTCGGCAATTTCAGGGAACTGGCCCCGGTCTTTCAAATCAGACTGGACCTCAACGGGGAAGAAACTGACATCATCATCCGCGTAGAAGCCGCAGACAGCGATGCCGTGGATGATTACCAACTAACTTCCAAAGTCTACGAATGTTTAAGTGATGATATTCCGGCAGTTGGTGCAAACAGACAAAAAAACCGCATCCGGGCCTTCAAAATTCTGGTTGTACCTTCCGGCGGCATCCCGAGAGTAGAAACCACCGGAAAGATCCGCCGGGTTATTGATAAGCGGTTCATGTAA
- a CDS encoding YaiI/YqxD family protein, whose product MQIWVDADACPKAVKEILFKTVMRREVKLTLVANQYMTIPTSPFINMIKVGAGFDVADNEIVKLCNPGDLVITADIPLADKIVEKGATGLNPRGELYTEDNIKSILSMRNLMEELRSAGTVSGGPAAFSPKDKQNFTNQLDKYLTRSLNRN is encoded by the coding sequence ATGCAAATCTGGGTCGATGCCGATGCCTGCCCCAAGGCCGTAAAAGAAATTCTGTTCAAGACTGTCATGCGCCGGGAAGTAAAACTTACCCTTGTAGCCAATCAATATATGACTATTCCCACATCCCCTTTCATTAATATGATCAAGGTCGGTGCCGGGTTCGATGTGGCGGACAATGAAATCGTCAAGCTGTGCAATCCCGGTGATCTGGTGATTACCGCAGATATCCCGCTGGCAGATAAAATCGTAGAAAAAGGTGCAACAGGCCTTAACCCGCGCGGAGAATTATACACCGAAGACAATATCAAATCCATCCTGAGCATGCGCAATCTCATGGAAGAACTGCGTAGCGCAGGAACTGTTTCCGGCGGCCCTGCGGCTTTCAGTCCCAAAGACAAACAAAATTTCACCAACCAACTGGACAAATACCTGACCCGCAGTTTGAATCGTAATTAA
- a CDS encoding ABC transporter ATP-binding protein, producing MNQKLEQVIEINRLSKEFTTGHGNTILAVDSVSLQIPRNSFTCIVGPSGCGKSTILRIAAGLEKSSAGTVHYNGSPVSKPCGEIGLVFQEYSLFPWLNVLDNVASGPEFAGVDKDKRYKDALHYIRMVNMLDFKDAYPHELSGGMRQRVAIARALANEPDVLLMDEPFGALDAHTRILLQKELLKVWEMTRKTIVLVTHSVDEAIYLADRIVIMSSRPGRIHKILDVEMKRPRSRAMPEFGSLTDYILKELEH from the coding sequence ATGAATCAAAAACTGGAACAAGTCATAGAAATAAACAGGCTGAGCAAGGAATTCACTACAGGACACGGAAATACCATCCTTGCCGTGGACAGCGTAAGTCTGCAAATTCCACGAAATTCCTTCACCTGCATTGTCGGGCCTTCTGGGTGCGGTAAATCCACCATCCTGCGCATTGCTGCGGGACTTGAGAAGAGTTCCGCGGGCACAGTCCACTACAATGGAAGCCCGGTCAGCAAACCTTGTGGGGAAATCGGCCTTGTATTCCAGGAATATTCCCTGTTCCCGTGGCTGAACGTGCTGGATAACGTCGCTTCCGGGCCGGAATTTGCCGGGGTTGATAAGGACAAACGTTATAAAGACGCGCTTCACTACATACGCATGGTCAACATGCTTGATTTCAAAGATGCCTATCCCCATGAGCTTTCCGGAGGTATGCGCCAGCGGGTGGCAATTGCCCGTGCCCTTGCCAACGAACCGGATGTCCTGCTCATGGATGAACCGTTCGGAGCACTCGATGCCCACACACGTATCCTGCTCCAAAAAGAGCTACTCAAAGTTTGGGAGATGACCCGCAAAACAATCGTACTGGTCACCCATTCGGTTGATGAGGCTATTTACCTTGCCGACCGCATAGTAATAATGTCCAGCCGTCCGGGCCGTATCCATAAAATTCTCGATGTTGAAATGAAGCGCCCCCGCAGCAGAGCCATGCCTGAATTCGGATCACTGACCGATTATATTCTAAAAGAGCTGGAGCACTAA
- a CDS encoding ABC transporter permease, protein MKTRALSLTLPVMAPALLAMVWIALAEQIGNQVILPGIEQVGHIVFNPTEDLISMGSLAGNVLVSLVRVIMGYALAAAVAIPLGVVMGYYGVIFKFFNGFLNLFRPIPPLAWVPLVMAWFGISSLATISGVETGQIYIYLDNIKFAMLFIIFIGAFYPILTSTIHGVRNVNKTLIDSARVLGASENQIFRKVLLPAAMPSIITGMRIGLGIAWMCLVSAEMLPGSLSGIGYMITHAFTLASTDIVIAGMISIGIVGAAMDAVFRHIEHKHFSWRRQAD, encoded by the coding sequence ATGAAAACACGTGCTTTGTCACTTACTCTTCCTGTAATGGCCCCGGCTCTGCTGGCTATGGTCTGGATTGCTCTTGCGGAGCAAATCGGTAATCAGGTCATCCTGCCCGGCATAGAGCAGGTCGGCCATATCGTATTCAACCCCACTGAAGACCTGATCAGCATGGGTTCACTTGCAGGTAACGTTCTGGTCAGCCTTGTAAGGGTGATCATGGGCTATGCCCTTGCGGCAGCAGTCGCCATTCCGCTGGGTGTGGTCATGGGCTACTACGGCGTAATCTTCAAATTTTTCAATGGATTTCTGAATCTGTTCCGCCCCATCCCCCCGCTGGCGTGGGTGCCCCTGGTCATGGCCTGGTTCGGAATTTCCAGTCTTGCCACCATAAGCGGTGTGGAAACCGGACAGATATACATCTATCTGGACAACATAAAATTTGCCATGCTGTTCATCATCTTCATCGGCGCGTTCTACCCTATCTTGACTTCCACCATCCACGGTGTGCGCAATGTGAACAAAACCCTCATCGATTCCGCACGGGTGCTCGGGGCCAGCGAAAACCAGATTTTTCGTAAAGTCCTGCTCCCCGCAGCCATGCCTTCCATTATCACCGGGATGCGCATCGGGCTGGGCATTGCATGGATGTGTCTTGTTTCCGCAGAGATGCTTCCGGGATCACTTTCCGGCATCGGCTATATGATCACCCACGCCTTTACACTGGCGTCAACTGATATAGTAATTGCCGGAATGATCTCAATCGGAATTGTCGGGGCTGCTATGGATGCGGTATTCCGCCACATTGAACACAAACATTTTTCATGGCGCAGACAGGCGGACTAG
- a CDS encoding ABC transporter substrate-binding protein produces the protein MNFKRFFNKGFVILAALLLACSFNAGAAQAAKSKLPSLYMGYIFTTHHTPIMVAAIKGKDFHNSGAYLEEMVPKQKYKLFSSEGKPLAVINLIVSKNGSETTTLFAMNRLDLGLASSTAFMSGIDKGTKMKILCPLHVDGMSMVFPEGSKVNGYADVAAAIKASKTPFKIGYHSPTSAPRIAFEGALHKAGFKITGNPNDAEADILMVDLKSTSNLIPALLSKQVDCWVGPAPHPVVAEHKHVGHIGLDSRDLPPAGHWTDFPCCVMGASEQIITDQPAVVQAMTDLMTAASKWSNANKKDTAAISAKWIGVPAKAVEKSSIIYTTDPTENWLKGEAEFLSMLNSMNKFKGKMKNTDITAATPILFDFSFVEKSLKK, from the coding sequence ATGAACTTTAAAAGATTTTTTAACAAAGGATTTGTAATCCTCGCGGCACTGCTGCTGGCATGCAGCTTCAACGCCGGAGCTGCACAGGCTGCGAAGAGCAAACTTCCCAGCCTGTACATGGGATATATTTTTACCACCCATCACACCCCGATCATGGTCGCGGCAATTAAAGGCAAGGATTTCCATAATTCCGGTGCTTATCTGGAAGAAATGGTCCCCAAGCAAAAGTACAAACTCTTTTCCTCCGAAGGTAAACCGCTGGCTGTAATCAACCTTATTGTGTCTAAAAACGGTTCCGAAACAACCACTCTGTTCGCCATGAACCGTCTGGACCTAGGCCTTGCTTCCAGTACCGCATTCATGAGCGGTATCGACAAGGGCACCAAGATGAAAATCCTCTGCCCCCTGCATGTTGACGGCATGAGCATGGTTTTCCCCGAAGGCAGCAAAGTCAATGGTTATGCAGATGTGGCAGCCGCAATCAAGGCTTCAAAAACACCATTCAAAATTGGCTATCACTCCCCCACCAGCGCACCGCGCATTGCCTTTGAAGGCGCACTGCACAAGGCCGGTTTCAAAATAACCGGCAATCCCAACGACGCAGAAGCGGACATTCTCATGGTTGATCTCAAGTCCACTTCCAATCTCATCCCGGCACTGCTCAGCAAACAGGTTGACTGTTGGGTTGGTCCTGCGCCGCACCCCGTTGTCGCCGAACATAAACATGTTGGGCACATCGGCCTTGATTCACGCGATCTGCCGCCTGCCGGACACTGGACCGACTTCCCCTGTTGCGTAATGGGTGCCAGCGAGCAGATCATTACCGATCAGCCCGCAGTCGTTCAGGCCATGACCGATCTCATGACCGCAGCATCCAAGTGGAGCAATGCCAACAAAAAGGATACTGCCGCAATCTCCGCCAAATGGATCGGAGTCCCGGCTAAAGCAGTGGAAAAATCCAGCATCATCTACACTACCGATCCCACTGAAAACTGGCTCAAAGGTGAAGCTGAATTCCTGAGCATGCTCAACAGCATGAATAAATTCAAAGGCAAAATGAAAAACACGGATATCACCGCTGCAACTCCCATTTTGTTCGACTTCTCATTTGTTGAAAAAAGCCTAAAGAAATAA
- a CDS encoding 2-hydroxyacyl-CoA dehydratase: MNLKPFISFSEYSLAELDEWKNKGGKVAGVYCIYAPNELIRAAGIAPVSLCGKKQAPIKDAERELPASLCPLIKSSYGYALTDSCPFFSFSDIIIAETTCDGKKKMYELMETIKPLHLMQLPHTQKGEAPLKYWMSGLRELEKFLVEYSGIKVTEEALHNEIILQNKIRKELYELMILSADRRSPLTAREMLAVQESKSFSISPETYLKQLQTLRSEMHEYLARPELEAKKGLRILLTGCPVGKGSEKAITVTEELGAHVVCMENCSGLKGLTLPVQETGDPYEAIARRYLQVPCSCMSPNPGRLESIKELVETFEVDAVMDLTWLGCHTYNAESTTLRNFVEDEMGLPFLHIETDYSESDIEQLRTRIEAFVELAE; this comes from the coding sequence ATGAACCTGAAACCGTTCATTTCTTTTTCAGAATACAGTCTGGCAGAACTGGATGAATGGAAAAACAAAGGCGGCAAAGTTGCCGGAGTTTACTGCATCTATGCTCCCAATGAACTTATCCGGGCTGCGGGCATTGCCCCGGTCAGCCTGTGCGGAAAAAAGCAGGCCCCTATCAAGGATGCCGAACGGGAACTTCCGGCCAGCCTCTGCCCGCTGATCAAATCTAGTTACGGCTATGCGCTAACAGACTCCTGCCCCTTTTTCAGCTTCTCCGACATAATTATCGCTGAAACTACCTGTGATGGAAAAAAGAAAATGTACGAGCTGATGGAGACGATCAAACCGCTCCACCTCATGCAGCTCCCTCATACCCAAAAAGGTGAAGCACCCCTTAAATATTGGATGAGCGGCTTGCGTGAATTGGAAAAATTTCTCGTGGAATATTCCGGCATAAAAGTCACAGAAGAAGCTCTGCACAATGAAATTATTCTGCAAAACAAAATCCGCAAAGAACTTTACGAACTGATGATCCTCAGCGCGGACAGACGCTCCCCGCTCACAGCCCGGGAAATGCTTGCGGTGCAGGAAAGCAAAAGTTTTTCAATTTCTCCTGAAACATACCTGAAGCAACTACAGACCCTGCGCTCTGAAATGCATGAATATCTGGCCCGCCCGGAATTAGAAGCAAAGAAAGGCTTACGCATACTCCTGACCGGATGCCCGGTCGGTAAAGGGTCTGAAAAAGCTATCACCGTCACCGAGGAACTCGGTGCCCATGTGGTCTGCATGGAAAACTGTTCTGGCCTGAAGGGCCTTACCCTGCCCGTGCAGGAAACCGGAGATCCCTATGAAGCCATTGCCCGCCGCTATCTACAGGTCCCCTGTTCATGCATGAGCCCCAACCCCGGCAGACTGGAATCCATCAAGGAACTGGTTGAAACATTCGAGGTGGACGCGGTCATGGATCTGACCTGGCTGGGCTGCCATACCTACAATGCAGAGTCCACCACCCTGCGAAATTTTGTTGAAGATGAAATGGGTCTGCCTTTCCTGCACATCGAGACAGACTATTCTGAATCAGACATTGAGCAACTGCGGACCCGTATTGAGGCGTTCGTAGAGCTTGCTGAATAA
- a CDS encoding trehalose-binding protein: protein MNLEAAISQENTPVRDDSIGPYTYDEFIEAARRFHGSPAPGLILGGYMMEEARRHLPEGAIFDAISETSWCLPDAVQMLTVCSTGNGWLRVKNLGVYALSLYDKYTGEGVRIRVDPEKLKDWPETESWFFKRRPKHEQDSVKLHAEIREAGAAFCSVEAVQIKQEAMIKRSKGGITTCPICGDAYPGSFGAICRGCQGESPYASRDAGLKASTAPLPKGLKVVPVDEAEGKTAVHDMTRIVPGESKGPEFRKNHDFTAHDICRLQMIGKNHIYVDEGDIPEGEWVHENEAARTFGRIMAGDGICTDGEPKEGKVTLLAEHDGLLVSDLEMMNRFNLVPDVMVAARKNGTLIKEGTRIAGTRAIPLYLSRENFSRAVSALDGDPLFKVLPLQRKKVGILITGDEVFNGLIDDKFESVITAKVQALGCEVVRSVIKPDDREEIRDAALSLMKEGCDLLITTAGMSVDPDDVTRHGLVDAGVSDLLYGAPVLPGTMLLLAKAGEARVIGVPACALFFKTTSLDLVLPKVIAGQDVTRNDLASLADGGYCMECKVCTFPKCPFGK, encoded by the coding sequence ATGAATCTTGAAGCCGCCATCAGTCAGGAAAATACCCCGGTCCGGGATGATTCCATCGGCCCTTATACATATGACGAATTTATCGAAGCTGCGCGCAGGTTTCACGGTAGCCCCGCACCGGGACTTATTCTCGGCGGATATATGATGGAGGAGGCCCGCAGGCATCTTCCTGAAGGTGCAATTTTCGATGCCATTTCCGAGACCTCATGGTGTCTGCCGGATGCCGTGCAGATGCTTACTGTATGCAGCACTGGTAACGGTTGGCTTAGAGTTAAAAATCTCGGGGTCTATGCCCTGTCTCTTTATGATAAGTACACTGGCGAGGGTGTGCGTATCCGGGTTGACCCCGAGAAGCTTAAGGACTGGCCCGAAACCGAATCATGGTTTTTCAAACGCAGGCCCAAGCACGAGCAGGATTCCGTAAAGCTTCATGCTGAGATCAGGGAAGCGGGGGCTGCTTTCTGCTCAGTCGAGGCTGTGCAGATTAAGCAGGAAGCAATGATCAAGCGCAGCAAGGGCGGCATCACCACTTGCCCCATTTGCGGAGACGCCTATCCCGGTTCATTCGGTGCCATCTGTAGAGGGTGTCAGGGTGAAAGCCCCTATGCCAGCCGTGATGCCGGACTCAAAGCTTCCACTGCGCCGCTTCCCAAAGGACTCAAAGTTGTCCCGGTTGATGAAGCTGAAGGCAAGACCGCAGTTCATGACATGACCCGCATTGTTCCCGGCGAAAGCAAGGGACCGGAATTCCGCAAGAATCACGATTTTACCGCCCACGATATCTGTAGACTCCAGATGATCGGCAAGAACCATATTTACGTTGATGAAGGCGATATTCCCGAAGGGGAGTGGGTACACGAAAACGAGGCCGCCCGGACTTTCGGACGGATCATGGCCGGGGACGGTATCTGTACCGACGGCGAGCCGAAAGAGGGAAAGGTCACCCTGCTCGCCGAACATGACGGGCTGCTGGTCAGCGATCTTGAAATGATGAATCGCTTCAATCTTGTGCCCGATGTGATGGTTGCAGCCCGTAAGAACGGTACTCTGATCAAAGAGGGCACCCGCATTGCCGGGACACGGGCCATCCCGCTCTATCTTTCCCGCGAGAATTTCTCCCGCGCTGTTTCCGCACTGGACGGAGATCCGTTATTCAAAGTGCTTCCCCTGCAACGCAAGAAGGTTGGTATCCTCATCACCGGGGATGAAGTTTTTAACGGTCTCATTGACGATAAATTTGAGTCTGTCATCACTGCAAAGGTGCAGGCATTAGGCTGCGAAGTAGTCCGCTCTGTCATTAAGCCGGACGACCGTGAAGAGATTCGCGACGCAGCCCTTTCCCTCATGAAAGAAGGTTGTGACCTGCTTATCACAACCGCCGGGATGTCTGTTGACCCTGATGATGTGACCCGCCACGGCCTGGTGGATGCCGGAGTATCCGACCTCCTGTATGGTGCTCCGGTACTCCCCGGTACCATGCTGCTGCTGGCTAAAGCCGGGGAGGCTAGAGTAATCGGCGTTCCGGCCTGCGCGCTCTTTTTCAAAACCACAAGTCTGGACCTTGTCTTACCCAAAGTAATCGCTGGGCAGGATGTGACCCGCAATGATCTCGCATCGCTTGCTGACGGCGGCTACTGCATGGAGTGCAAGGTTTGCACGTTCCCCAAATGTCCTTTTGGAAAATAG
- a CDS encoding LysR family transcriptional regulator produces the protein MHKNLDPPEMGSTAALAEMDSHNPTIRLHLWLEGGEGVFFGYGRLLLLDRIETCGSLKKASEELGMSYRAAWGKIKQTEQVLGFQLMERVGSRRSGYRLTEAGRVVRDKYFEWFNKVEQDARARAEEIFPWKSRSFGES, from the coding sequence ATGCATAAGAATCTCGACCCGCCCGAAATGGGGTCAACTGCGGCATTGGCTGAAATGGATTCCCATAATCCCACAATCCGGCTGCATCTCTGGCTGGAAGGAGGCGAGGGCGTTTTCTTCGGCTACGGCAGGCTGCTCCTGCTGGACCGCATTGAAACCTGCGGATCGCTCAAAAAAGCATCCGAGGAACTGGGCATGTCCTACCGCGCCGCATGGGGCAAGATTAAACAGACCGAGCAGGTCTTAGGATTCCAGCTCATGGAGCGGGTAGGCAGCAGGCGCAGCGGCTACCGCTTAACCGAAGCTGGACGGGTCGTGCGTGACAAGTATTTCGAATGGTTCAACAAGGTTGAGCAGGATGCCCGCGCTAGAGCGGAGGAGATTTTTCCTTGGAAGTCTCGGAGTTTCGGGGAGAGTTAA